One window of the Natranaerobius trueperi genome contains the following:
- a CDS encoding HAD family hydrolase produces MYRFIAIDVDDTLIDSDLNITSDNKLRIKEVIERGKFITLATGRMFRSALPYAKELEMDLPLITYHGALIKKAKTGEVLYHQPVPIDYTLQIIRLCHDKDLQLNLYIDDELLVKEENELTEYYTKIAEVPCRAVGDLETYIKKYSDIAPTKLTIVANEDMVNRLNVELEQFFGDDLLITQSKSTFLEITHSEANKGNAVSFLAKKHGVSLENTLAIGDSLNDIPMVKKAGLGVAVANARPQLKEVADTIVGSNEESGVAQALTRFVLSESRREMNGTNRN; encoded by the coding sequence GTGTACCGGTTTATTGCTATAGATGTTGATGATACTCTTATAGATAGTGATTTAAATATTACAAGTGATAATAAATTACGCATAAAAGAAGTGATTGAACGAGGTAAATTTATCACTTTAGCGACAGGACGAATGTTTCGTTCTGCTCTTCCTTATGCAAAAGAGTTAGAAATGGACTTACCACTTATAACTTATCATGGAGCATTAATAAAAAAAGCTAAAACTGGGGAGGTATTATACCATCAACCAGTTCCAATAGATTATACGCTACAGATTATAAGGTTATGTCACGATAAAGACCTTCAATTAAATCTATATATAGATGATGAATTGTTAGTAAAAGAGGAAAATGAATTAACAGAATACTATACAAAGATTGCGGAGGTACCTTGTAGAGCTGTTGGTGATTTAGAGACTTATATTAAAAAGTATTCGGATATTGCTCCAACTAAACTAACTATTGTAGCTAATGAGGATATGGTTAATAGATTAAATGTTGAACTAGAGCAGTTTTTTGGAGATGATCTATTGATAACTCAATCAAAGAGCACTTTTTTAGAAATAACTCATAGTGAAGCTAATAAAGGGAATGCGGTTTCTTTTTTAGCTAAGAAACACGGAGTTTCATTAGAAAACACTCTAGCAATAGGTGATAGTTTAAATGACATTCCAATGGTAAAAAAAGCTGGTCTTGGTGTAGCGGTAGCTAATGCAAGGCCACAATTAAAAGAAGTGGCAGATACTATTGTTGGTAGTAATGAAGAAAGTGGTGTAGCACAAGCACTTACAA
- a CDS encoding Crp/Fnr family transcriptional regulator, translating into MSISELKKFAGLASLREFSQGSFIFYQGEPAEAMFYVKKGKVKIAKDSYDGREQILHIMKSGNIFGEVVLFDDGPYPATAEVMEDTIVGVITKERFDEYLVGNPHVALKMMRLLGKRLRKAQARVADLALKDTYFRTVSMLFNLVKEEDCAFCENNTEVLISATHQELASMVGTSRESITRVLSSLKNEGIVKTDKGYISVIAPEKLKEKVIE; encoded by the coding sequence TTGAGCATATCTGAATTGAAAAAATTTGCTGGTTTAGCATCATTAAGGGAATTTTCACAAGGAAGTTTTATTTTTTATCAAGGTGAGCCTGCAGAAGCAATGTTTTATGTTAAAAAAGGAAAAGTGAAAATTGCAAAAGATTCTTATGACGGTCGTGAACAGATACTTCACATAATGAAAAGTGGAAATATTTTTGGAGAAGTTGTCTTATTTGATGATGGTCCCTACCCAGCGACTGCTGAGGTAATGGAAGATACTATCGTTGGAGTTATTACTAAAGAACGTTTTGATGAATATTTAGTAGGAAATCCACATGTCGCTCTCAAAATGATGAGATTATTAGGTAAAAGGTTAAGAAAAGCACAAGCAAGAGTGGCTGATCTTGCATTGAAAGATACCTATTTTAGAACTGTAAGCATGTTATTTAATTTAGTAAAAGAAGAAGATTGTGCTTTCTGTGAAAACAACACTGAAGTTTTAATATCTGCTACTCACCAAGAGCTTGCAAGTATGGTTGGTACATCAAGAGAGAGTATTACAAGAGTATTATCTTCTTTGAAAAATGAAGGGATAGTAAAAACTGATAAAGGGTACATTTCAGTGATAGCACCTGAAAAATTAAAAGAAAAGGTGATAGAATAA
- a CDS encoding transglycosylase domain-containing protein, whose protein sequence is MKISFWGKALVGFLTLFLIAFSLVSCGLEQIITHPRSPYYVDFMNPEPIYKQDKVIHLLEDDLMVLGLEERDIQYKSLDEIPKDLKRAFIAIEDARFNDHSGYDLKGIARAMWVNLTNREIRQGGSTITQQLARNLFLGHDQSLDRKLLEFALAIKLEEHYTKDEILEMYLNQVYFGNGNYGVEQASNDYFNQSVEYLSLQEASLLAGIVQAPSLYSPVSSWSHATRRQQLVLQRMVELDVITPKDAEDAIYDEVIMLNQLNSF, encoded by the coding sequence ATGAAAATATCCTTTTGGGGTAAGGCCCTAGTTGGTTTTTTGACACTTTTTCTAATTGCTTTTAGTTTAGTGAGTTGTGGTTTAGAACAAATTATAACTCATCCTAGGTCACCTTATTATGTAGATTTTATGAACCCTGAACCTATATATAAACAAGATAAAGTAATTCATTTATTAGAAGACGACTTGATGGTATTAGGCTTAGAAGAACGTGACATTCAATATAAATCGTTAGATGAAATACCAAAAGATCTAAAAAGAGCATTTATAGCTATTGAAGATGCTAGGTTTAATGATCATTCAGGATATGATTTAAAGGGAATCGCAAGAGCTATGTGGGTTAATTTAACAAACCGCGAAATACGCCAAGGTGGAAGTACAATTACACAACAATTGGCTCGTAACTTGTTTTTAGGTCATGACCAAAGTTTAGATCGAAAATTATTAGAGTTTGCTTTGGCTATTAAGTTAGAAGAACATTATACAAAAGATGAAATCCTTGAAATGTATTTAAATCAAGTGTATTTTGGAAATGGTAATTATGGTGTAGAACAAGCTTCTAATGATTATTTTAATCAAAGTGTTGAATATCTATCATTACAAGAAGCATCCTTATTAGCTGGAATTGTTCAAGCACCGAGTTTATATTCACCGGTTTCATCTTGGAGTCATGCAACTAGAAGACAGCAATTAGTATTACAAAGGATGGTTGAATTAGATGTTATAACACCGAAAGATGCAGAAGATGCAATTTATGATGAAGTTATAATGTTAAATCAGTTAAACTCTTTTTAA